A window of the Henckelia pumila isolate YLH828 chromosome 3, ASM3356847v2, whole genome shotgun sequence genome harbors these coding sequences:
- the LOC140889571 gene encoding uncharacterized protein has translation MLAYSLPADATDEYIKIGESTAIKCMQQFYRAIAEVFAEQYLRSPTSDDVAILLYICEQRSFPGMLGSLDCMHWKWKNCPTAWEGQYAGCSGSPTIILEAVANYDLWIWHAYFGMPGTNNVINVLKTAGLFSKLAQCIAHTAYYKIGGKEYDMGY, from the coding sequence ATGCTAGCATATTCTTTACCCGCGGATGCCACTGATGAATATATCAAAATTGGAGAATCTACTGCAATTAAGTGTATGCAACAGTTTTATCGGGCTATAGCAGAAGTTTTTGCAGAACAATACTTGAGATCACCTACTTCAGATGATGTTGCCATACTACTCTATATATGTGAACAACGAAGTTTCCCAGGGATGCTGGGAAGTCTTGACTGTATGCACTGGAAGTGGAAAAATTGCCCAACGGCTTGGGAAGGCCAATATGCAGGTTGTAGTGGTTCTCCGACTATCATTTTAGAAGCAGTAGCCAATTATGATCTTTGGATATGGCATGCATATTTTGGGATGCCCGGAACCAATAATGTTATAAATGTGTTGAAGACGGCTGGTTTATTCTCCAAACTTGCACAATGTATTGCTCATACTGCTTATTACAAAATTGGAGGAAAAGAATATGATATGGGATATTAA